In one Cloacibacillus porcorum genomic region, the following are encoded:
- a CDS encoding helix-hairpin-helix domain-containing protein has translation MNSRSSGKLLTAAGVLCFALAFVILGAFKGEFGKDTAGKSSVMPEMEDTIDVTPQASSANSGPRQIKAVSGGGETSAQWVVYVTGAVKKPGVYEVSPGARVYEALNAAGGFAANADQEAVNLAAKLEDGAQIKFLRKGEAAASGAGAAQIPAGGSQGGASAVRQLGKININSASQAELESINGVGPKTAQSIIEYRRQNGNFARIEDIMNVKGIGPKKFESMKDRITVGG, from the coding sequence ATGAATTCGCGCAGTTCCGGAAAGCTTTTAACGGCGGCCGGGGTGCTCTGTTTCGCGCTTGCCTTTGTTATTCTCGGGGCCTTTAAAGGAGAGTTCGGCAAGGATACCGCGGGCAAGTCCTCCGTGATGCCAGAGATGGAGGATACCATCGATGTCACGCCGCAGGCTTCATCCGCGAATAGCGGGCCGCGCCAGATAAAGGCCGTCTCCGGCGGAGGGGAGACCTCTGCTCAGTGGGTCGTCTATGTCACCGGTGCGGTGAAAAAACCTGGTGTCTATGAGGTCTCGCCGGGAGCGCGTGTCTACGAGGCGCTGAACGCGGCGGGCGGCTTTGCCGCGAACGCCGATCAGGAGGCCGTCAATCTGGCGGCGAAGCTGGAGGACGGCGCGCAGATAAAGTTTCTGCGCAAAGGCGAGGCGGCGGCTAGTGGAGCCGGTGCGGCGCAGATTCCCGCAGGAGGCTCGCAGGGCGGCGCTTCCGCCGTGCGGCAGTTAGGAAAGATAAATATCAACAGCGCCTCTCAGGCGGAGCTTGAATCAATAAATGGCGTCGGCCCCAAAACGGCGCAGTCGATAATCGAATACCGCCGCCAGAATGGAAATTTTGCCCGCATCGAGGATATCATGAATGTTAAGGGCATCGGCCCGAAAAAATTTGAATCGATGAAGGACCGCATCACGGTTGGCGGCTGA
- the lysS gene encoding lysine--tRNA ligase, with protein MPEEEIFRQRKDKLMRLRSEEGYDPFQQDHYEVKQTLGYVKEHYEHLKPEEWSEDEIQTAGRIIVLRRHGKTAFATFEDERDRLQLCFQFDVLGEKDYAFFKKWVDAGDFIGLVGVPFRTQRGELTLSVRKFTLLSKALRPMPEKYHGLKDMEVRYRQRYADLIANPEVRETFRKRTKIIQTFRRVLDAHGTLEVQTPILSTIAGGANARPFVTHHNTLDIDMYMRIATELHLKRLVVGMLGRVYEIGQQFRNEGMDQRHNPEFTSMEVYWPYGNYVDMMNLAEELIVACADELGSRVINYQGTEINLNPPFRRATMAELVEEHVGIDFMNITDEEARRQAALRGMEITPSFTRFDILPLFFEEYVEENLIQPTFVIGHPTVISPLSKRNKENPDVTDRFELFIYGWEFANAFSELNDPLDQRERFMDQARKKEEGDEESHPFDEDFINALEYGLPPTGGMGVGIDRTVMLLTDSKSIRDVILFPTMKPKD; from the coding sequence ATGCCCGAGGAGGAAATATTCCGCCAGCGCAAGGATAAACTCATGCGCCTGCGCAGCGAGGAGGGATATGACCCCTTCCAGCAGGACCATTATGAGGTAAAGCAGACCCTCGGATATGTGAAGGAGCACTACGAGCACCTTAAGCCCGAAGAGTGGTCGGAAGATGAAATACAGACGGCGGGACGCATCATCGTGCTGCGCCGCCACGGCAAGACGGCCTTCGCCACCTTCGAGGACGAACGCGACCGCCTCCAGCTCTGCTTCCAGTTCGACGTACTCGGAGAGAAGGACTATGCCTTCTTCAAAAAGTGGGTTGACGCGGGCGACTTCATCGGACTTGTCGGCGTACCCTTCCGCACCCAGCGCGGCGAGCTTACGCTCTCCGTGAGGAAATTCACGCTGCTCTCCAAGGCGCTTCGCCCGATGCCGGAGAAGTATCACGGCCTTAAGGACATGGAGGTCCGTTACCGCCAGCGCTACGCCGACCTGATTGCGAACCCCGAGGTGCGCGAGACCTTCCGCAAGCGCACGAAGATAATCCAGACCTTCCGCCGCGTGCTCGACGCGCACGGGACGCTCGAGGTGCAGACGCCGATCCTTTCGACGATCGCGGGCGGCGCGAACGCGCGTCCCTTCGTCACGCACCATAACACCCTTGATATCGACATGTACATGCGTATCGCCACCGAGCTTCACCTCAAACGCCTCGTCGTCGGCATGCTCGGACGCGTTTACGAGATCGGCCAGCAGTTCCGCAACGAGGGCATGGACCAGCGCCACAACCCCGAGTTCACCTCGATGGAGGTCTACTGGCCCTACGGCAACTATGTGGACATGATGAACCTTGCCGAAGAGCTGATCGTCGCCTGCGCCGACGAACTTGGCAGCCGCGTGATCAACTATCAGGGAACGGAGATCAACCTCAACCCGCCATTCCGCCGCGCGACGATGGCGGAGCTTGTGGAGGAGCACGTCGGCATCGACTTCATGAACATCACGGATGAAGAGGCGCGCCGTCAGGCGGCGCTGCGCGGCATGGAGATCACCCCCTCCTTCACGCGTTTTGACATCCTGCCGCTCTTCTTTGAGGAATATGTCGAGGAAAATCTCATCCAGCCGACCTTCGTCATCGGCCACCCGACGGTCATCTCGCCGCTCTCGAAGCGCAACAAAGAGAACCCCGACGTTACCGACCGTTTTGAACTCTTTATCTACGGATGGGAGTTCGCCAACGCCTTCAGCGAGCTTAACGACCCGCTCGACCAGCGCGAGCGTTTTATGGATCAGGCCCGCAAGAAGGAGGAGGGAGACGAAGAGTCGCACCCCTTCGACGAGGATTTCATCAACGCCCTCGAATACGGACTGCCGCCGACGGGCGGCATGGGAGTGGGGATAGACCGCACCGTCATGCTGCTCACGGACTCCAAGAGCATCAGGGATGTTATTCTCTTCCCCACGATGAAGCCCAAAGACTAA
- the miaB gene encoding tRNA (N6-isopentenyl adenosine(37)-C2)-methylthiotransferase MiaB, with the protein MHKFSIRVFGCQMNSYDGDRLRTAMLHQKWEEVPDGEADVVILVTCSIREKAEQKVASEIGRYDAVYKKRKSPAVVLVGCMAQRIGREMAKKFSCVRLVSGPRHLGLVPQAVTEISAERPPRFFMDDDPRALLDLDVVPTARTNPFKAYVTITYGCDRFCSYCIVPYVRGRLQSRAAADILKETRTLIDGGVKEITLLGQNVDAYGKDLNNGYGFASLLRDVANQPGLTRLRFATSHPKDFDEDILEVMRERADICRAINLPVQAGSDRILREMNRGYTSGQYLALVDRIREALPDVSLTTDLIVGFPGETEEDFRASYELLKEVKFDIVHTAAYSPREGTRAAMMEGQIDNRVKAARLNEINALQAQIARSANEGYVGAEFEILADGPAPRGEGKIQGRTMTDKVVIIPGSENDFGRLIPVRIVRASHWSLEGERI; encoded by the coding sequence TTGCATAAATTTTCAATCAGGGTATTTGGCTGCCAGATGAATTCCTACGACGGAGACCGTCTTCGTACCGCTATGCTGCATCAGAAGTGGGAGGAGGTCCCCGACGGGGAGGCCGACGTGGTCATTCTCGTCACCTGCAGTATCCGCGAAAAGGCGGAACAGAAGGTCGCGAGTGAGATTGGGCGTTATGACGCCGTATATAAGAAAAGGAAAAGCCCCGCGGTGGTGCTTGTCGGCTGTATGGCGCAGCGTATCGGCCGCGAGATGGCGAAGAAGTTTTCCTGTGTCCGTCTGGTCTCCGGCCCCCGCCATTTGGGACTTGTGCCGCAGGCGGTGACGGAAATATCCGCGGAGAGGCCGCCGCGTTTCTTTATGGACGACGACCCGCGCGCGCTGCTCGACCTCGACGTCGTGCCGACGGCGCGCACAAATCCCTTCAAAGCCTATGTGACGATCACCTACGGCTGCGACCGCTTCTGCTCTTACTGTATCGTTCCCTATGTCAGGGGGCGGCTGCAGTCGCGCGCGGCGGCGGATATCTTAAAGGAGACGCGTACGCTTATCGACGGAGGCGTCAAGGAGATAACGCTTCTTGGGCAAAATGTCGACGCCTACGGTAAGGACCTGAACAACGGATACGGCTTCGCCTCGCTGCTTCGTGATGTGGCAAACCAGCCCGGCCTGACGCGCCTTCGTTTTGCGACCTCGCATCCGAAGGATTTTGACGAGGATATTCTCGAGGTGATGCGGGAACGCGCCGATATCTGCCGCGCGATAAACCTCCCAGTGCAGGCCGGCAGCGACCGGATACTGCGTGAGATGAACCGCGGCTATACATCGGGGCAGTATCTCGCGCTTGTCGACCGGATACGCGAAGCCCTGCCCGATGTGAGCCTTACGACGGACCTCATCGTCGGCTTTCCCGGCGAGACGGAGGAGGATTTCCGCGCCTCATACGAGCTTCTCAAAGAGGTGAAGTTTGATATCGTCCACACCGCGGCGTATTCGCCGCGTGAGGGCACGCGGGCGGCGATGATGGAGGGGCAGATAGACAACCGCGTCAAGGCGGCCCGCCTCAACGAGATAAACGCGCTGCAGGCGCAGATAGCCCGCAGCGCCAACGAGGGTTATGTCGGCGCGGAGTTTGAGATCCTGGCCGACGGTCCTGCGCCGCGCGGCGAGGGGAAGATTCAGGGACGGACGATGACCGACAAGGTCGTGATCATTCCCGGTTCGGAAAATGATTTCGGCAGGCTCATCCCGGTCAGGATCGTGCGCGCCAGCCACTGGTCTTTAGAGGGAGAGAGGATCTAA
- a CDS encoding ComEC/Rec2 family competence protein, whose protein sequence is MRARPAVSGRRECFGGPLSEAPAFFILFCICLSLYLDTFIHSSPVAAAASLSLTAALILFITERPVKGWLPVFILVIAVSGIFSLYSLYIINKKIILPDSLETSGRVLSSRRWGRGRALLIATPCGKFAGYVPDKGAPAEGCGVILRGALFGFRSAAKPGGFDEGLYWRARGAVKRIVFFEIRETGQPFGLPAWRAKLERLIDERLLPLSASYMAAFTVGRREPPAEALHRRAGTSHLLAVSGLHIWIIAGFFMFLIRGNLSRFLVISFLLWGYLLLSGMPVGGVRAALMAELFLAAMVLGRPSSAFNNVSTAAALLLLLANPWYFFDLGWRLSVLCALFIAASAPFIRGGICRAVCLTVLLWFVTAPLVTRAFGEAPLAGLALNAAAVPAFGVIFPLVLILSLPPLFGMPFSWIAAGCSETILLFFQRGLEWGSSVITGAVGWDAPIFALSVALFAAAAALRCGAELKRASIIAAIFVLFLFYCPSML, encoded by the coding sequence TTGAGGGCAAGGCCGGCCGTCTCCGGCCGCAGGGAGTGTTTTGGCGGGCCTCTCTCCGAGGCTCCCGCCTTTTTTATCCTCTTTTGTATCTGCCTCTCGCTCTATTTGGATACCTTTATCCACTCCTCTCCAGTGGCCGCCGCGGCCTCTTTATCGCTTACCGCCGCGCTGATCCTCTTTATCACGGAGAGGCCGGTTAAGGGCTGGCTTCCGGTATTTATTCTAGTCATCGCCGTCTCCGGCATTTTTTCTCTCTACTCTCTTTATATCATAAATAAAAAAATTATTTTGCCGGACTCTCTTGAGACCAGCGGCAGAGTGCTCTCTTCGCGCCGCTGGGGACGGGGCAGGGCGCTGCTTATCGCTACCCCCTGCGGTAAGTTCGCGGGATATGTACCGGATAAGGGCGCGCCCGCGGAGGGATGCGGCGTCATACTGCGTGGGGCGCTCTTTGGCTTTCGGAGCGCGGCGAAACCCGGCGGTTTTGACGAAGGGCTTTACTGGCGCGCCCGCGGCGCGGTGAAGCGGATCGTATTTTTTGAGATCAGGGAGACGGGACAACCTTTCGGCCTTCCGGCCTGGCGCGCGAAGCTGGAAAGGCTGATAGACGAACGTCTTCTTCCCCTCTCGGCCTCCTATATGGCGGCCTTTACCGTGGGGAGAAGGGAGCCTCCGGCGGAGGCTCTGCACCGCCGTGCCGGCACCTCGCATCTTCTGGCGGTATCCGGCCTGCACATATGGATAATCGCCGGTTTTTTCATGTTCCTGATACGCGGGAACCTTTCGCGCTTTTTGGTGATCTCTTTTCTTCTCTGGGGCTATCTGCTGCTGTCGGGGATGCCCGTGGGCGGCGTAAGAGCGGCTCTGATGGCCGAGTTGTTTCTCGCGGCGATGGTACTGGGGCGTCCCTCGTCGGCCTTTAACAACGTAAGTACCGCGGCGGCGCTCCTCCTGCTGTTGGCGAATCCCTGGTATTTTTTTGACCTCGGCTGGCGGCTCTCGGTTCTCTGCGCCCTGTTTATCGCCGCCTCCGCGCCGTTTATAAGGGGCGGGATCTGCCGCGCCGTCTGCCTGACGGTCCTTTTATGGTTCGTGACGGCGCCGCTGGTGACGCGGGCCTTTGGCGAGGCTCCCTTGGCGGGGCTGGCGCTCAACGCCGCCGCCGTACCGGCCTTCGGCGTGATATTTCCCCTTGTGCTGATACTGTCGCTCCCGCCTCTGTTCGGGATGCCCTTTTCCTGGATAGCCGCCGGATGCTCGGAGACGATACTTTTATTCTTTCAGAGGGGGCTTGAATGGGGCTCCTCCGTCATCACCGGCGCGGTGGGCTGGGACGCGCCGATCTTCGCCCTCTCCGTGGCGCTCTTTGCCGCGGCGGCCGCGCTGCGGTGCGGCGCGGAGCTGAAGCGGGCCTCAATTATCGCGGCGATTTTTGTACTTTTTCTATTCTATTGTCCCTCTATGTTGTAA
- a CDS encoding tRNA dihydrouridine synthase produces the protein MENSENQRPFSPRIPGWPRTVGGVEVENPLWLAPLAGITFGSFRRFHRMLGAGLVHTEMVSALGLKYKGRKTKELLHGGEGEEPCVLQLFGANAEDIARGAEIALEIKSFAALEVNMACPMPKVTKKGSGSKLMENPQEAAEMMRLLKAFGLPVWAKVRIMPPNAAERTADFCERLFSGGADFIFVHGRTPAQRYEGTASREAVAEVARLYPGRIGGSGDCYRPEDFSCYLEMGCAAVLAARGVLRDAFLVPRTLKLMGAEVPEEFCDPSPEAQTKILLELGGSIYNTEGGPLALTIARRMLGALFKGFAGASQLRRAGAMTKSWPEMEELLRNWRKIDFSEAAQNEDM, from the coding sequence TTGGAAAATAGCGAAAACCAACGTCCATTCAGCCCGCGAATTCCGGGCTGGCCGCGCACCGTCGGCGGCGTGGAGGTGGAAAATCCGCTTTGGCTCGCGCCGCTCGCCGGTATCACCTTCGGCTCCTTCCGCCGCTTTCACAGAATGCTGGGGGCGGGGCTGGTGCATACGGAGATGGTGAGCGCCCTCGGGCTGAAATACAAGGGGCGCAAGACGAAAGAGCTTCTGCATGGCGGCGAGGGCGAAGAGCCCTGCGTGCTCCAGCTCTTCGGCGCGAACGCCGAGGACATCGCACGCGGCGCGGAGATCGCGCTGGAGATAAAGAGTTTCGCGGCGCTGGAGGTCAATATGGCCTGCCCGATGCCCAAGGTCACAAAGAAGGGCAGCGGTTCGAAGCTGATGGAAAACCCACAGGAGGCGGCGGAGATGATGCGCCTTCTGAAAGCGTTTGGCCTGCCCGTCTGGGCAAAGGTACGCATCATGCCGCCGAACGCCGCCGAACGGACGGCGGACTTCTGCGAAAGACTATTCAGCGGCGGCGCTGACTTTATCTTTGTGCATGGACGCACGCCCGCGCAGAGATATGAGGGGACTGCTTCGCGCGAAGCGGTGGCGGAGGTGGCGCGCCTCTATCCGGGAAGGATCGGCGGCAGCGGCGACTGCTACCGCCCGGAAGACTTCTCCTGCTATTTGGAGATGGGCTGCGCCGCGGTGCTTGCCGCGCGCGGAGTGCTGCGCGACGCCTTTCTGGTGCCGAGGACGCTTAAATTGATGGGAGCCGAGGTGCCGGAGGAGTTCTGTGATCCCTCTCCCGAGGCGCAGACGAAAATCCTTCTCGAACTCGGCGGCAGCATTTATAATACCGAGGGCGGCCCTCTTGCGCTGACGATTGCGCGGAGGATGCTCGGCGCCCTCTTCAAGGGTTTCGCCGGGGCCTCGCAGCTGCGCAGGGCCGGGGCGATGACCAAAAGCTGGCCGGAGATGGAGGAGCTGCTGCGGAACTGGCGGAAGATCGATTTCAGCGAGGCCGCGCAGAACGAAGATATGTAA
- a CDS encoding type III pantothenate kinase, whose protein sequence is MLLVFDIGNTNTVMGIYDGEKLVNQWRLTSKKQTSDEVGFMVLGLLSASGIAKENIKGAIFGSVVPSLDEMFREGVRKYVGLECIRVSTKLNTGLKIKMKNPTGLGADRLLNAVAGIEKYGTPLIVVDLGTAITFDVISEDGAYLGGVISPGMELGMESLFSRTAKLPQIELVAPENYIGGNTVEAIQSGLIYGTVGMVDKVIKGIFKELGGPCRVVATGGHAPIIAKYSNRVDSVDPWLTLDGLRILYERNNLGK, encoded by the coding sequence ATGCTCCTCGTATTCGACATTGGAAATACCAATACAGTGATGGGGATCTACGACGGTGAAAAGCTTGTCAATCAATGGCGTCTCACCTCAAAAAAACAGACCTCGGACGAAGTCGGCTTTATGGTTCTCGGTCTGCTTTCCGCCTCAGGAATAGCCAAAGAGAATATCAAGGGCGCGATCTTCGGCAGCGTCGTCCCCTCGCTGGACGAGATGTTCCGCGAAGGAGTCCGGAAGTACGTCGGCCTTGAGTGCATCCGGGTCTCAACGAAGCTCAATACCGGCCTTAAGATAAAGATGAAAAACCCGACCGGGCTTGGCGCCGACCGTCTGCTCAACGCGGTCGCCGGTATAGAAAAGTACGGCACGCCGCTCATCGTCGTCGACCTTGGGACGGCGATCACCTTCGACGTCATCTCCGAAGACGGCGCCTATCTGGGCGGCGTTATCTCCCCCGGCATGGAGCTCGGCATGGAATCGCTCTTTTCGCGCACGGCGAAGCTGCCGCAGATTGAGCTTGTCGCGCCGGAGAATTATATCGGCGGCAATACCGTGGAGGCGATCCAGTCCGGCCTCATCTACGGCACGGTCGGGATGGTCGACAAGGTGATAAAGGGTATCTTCAAGGAGCTCGGCGGCCCCTGCCGCGTCGTCGCCACCGGCGGCCACGCGCCGATAATCGCAAAATATTCAAACCGCGTGGACAGCGTGGACCCGTGGCTGACGCTCGACGGCCTGCGGATACTTTACGAGAGGAACAACCTTGGAAAATAG
- the ligA gene encoding NAD-dependent DNA ligase LigA codes for MSDFENLKKRAEELRGELERHARLYYEQDAPEISDFQYDRLMRELQDIEKEHPELVTPDSPSHRVGGSPRDGFVKVTHAVPMMSLDNALDRAELAVFYTKLCESLGDDKVEVVCEPKIDGLAVSLVYEDGLFISGSTRGDGQTGEDVTANLRTIKTLPLRLAKPLPGRFEVRGEVCIDKKGFAALNAAREERGESLFANPRNAAAGSLRTLDPRETARRNLKIYLYQIIEPEKFGILTQRQMLDEIAALGLPMQGSDLLCSSLAEIYSYLDGWETKRFEHPIDTDGVVVKLNGIALRGVLGVTAKAPKWAIAFKFPPEEKLTQVREIEVSVGRTGVLTPTAIFDPVHLAGTVVRRANLHNQDEIEALDLRVGDYVWVHKAGEIIPEVVRVEHDRRPEGTEPFNLPDTCPVCGSHAVRLPGESAVKCRNSSCPAQVKERIIYFASRSAMDISGLGEKIVDQLVENGLIHDYADIYDLKAAELAALDRLGEKSAQNLVAAIEKSKERPLGAVINALGIGNIGEKTASDLAERYRSLRKLEKTARDSEPELELAEGVGPVIAQSLHAWFTEPHNERLLARLESAGVRFESNEPVRDRAALPWNGLKFVLTGELSQMTRAEAGERIKALGGATAESVSKKTSYVVVGESPGSKYLKAQSLGVPILDEAAFLEKLKEAE; via the coding sequence ATGAGTGATTTTGAAAATCTGAAAAAGAGAGCGGAGGAGCTGCGCGGCGAATTAGAGCGTCACGCGCGGCTCTATTATGAGCAGGACGCGCCGGAGATTTCGGATTTTCAGTATGACAGGCTCATGCGGGAGCTGCAGGATATTGAGAAAGAACATCCCGAGCTGGTGACGCCGGACTCTCCGAGCCACCGCGTCGGCGGCAGCCCGCGCGACGGCTTTGTGAAGGTCACCCACGCCGTGCCGATGATGAGCCTGGACAACGCCCTCGACCGCGCGGAACTCGCGGTATTCTACACGAAGCTCTGCGAGAGCCTTGGCGACGATAAAGTCGAGGTCGTCTGCGAGCCGAAGATAGACGGCCTCGCCGTCTCCCTCGTCTACGAAGACGGTCTCTTTATCAGCGGCTCCACGCGCGGCGACGGGCAGACCGGCGAAGACGTGACGGCGAACCTCCGCACGATCAAGACCCTGCCTCTGAGGCTCGCCAAACCGCTGCCGGGACGCTTTGAGGTGCGCGGAGAGGTCTGCATCGATAAAAAGGGCTTCGCCGCCCTGAACGCCGCCCGCGAGGAGAGGGGCGAGAGCCTCTTTGCCAATCCGCGCAACGCGGCGGCCGGCAGCCTCCGCACCCTTGACCCGCGTGAGACGGCGCGGCGGAACCTGAAAATCTACCTCTACCAAATCATCGAACCGGAAAAATTCGGCATCCTCACCCAGCGGCAGATGCTCGACGAGATCGCCGCGCTCGGACTGCCGATGCAGGGTTCAGACCTGCTCTGTTCGTCTCTGGCGGAGATATATTCCTACCTTGACGGGTGGGAGACAAAACGCTTCGAACATCCCATCGACACCGACGGCGTCGTCGTCAAGCTCAACGGCATCGCCCTGCGCGGGGTCCTCGGCGTTACGGCGAAGGCCCCGAAATGGGCGATCGCCTTCAAATTCCCTCCAGAGGAAAAGCTGACGCAGGTCCGCGAGATCGAGGTGAGCGTCGGACGCACGGGAGTTCTGACGCCGACGGCGATATTCGACCCCGTACATCTCGCGGGCACCGTCGTGCGCCGCGCCAACCTCCACAACCAGGACGAAATAGAGGCGCTGGACCTGCGCGTGGGCGACTACGTATGGGTCCATAAGGCGGGCGAGATAATCCCCGAGGTGGTGCGCGTCGAACACGACAGACGCCCCGAAGGCACCGAACCCTTTAACCTTCCCGACACCTGCCCCGTCTGCGGCTCCCATGCCGTGAGGCTGCCCGGCGAGTCCGCCGTCAAATGCCGGAACAGTTCCTGCCCCGCGCAGGTGAAAGAGCGCATAATATACTTTGCCTCGCGCTCGGCGATGGATATCTCCGGCCTCGGCGAAAAAATCGTCGACCAGCTTGTGGAAAACGGCCTCATCCACGACTACGCCGACATCTACGACCTCAAGGCCGCGGAGCTCGCCGCCCTTGACCGCCTCGGAGAGAAATCGGCGCAGAACCTTGTCGCAGCGATTGAGAAATCAAAAGAGCGACCGCTTGGAGCGGTGATTAACGCGCTCGGCATTGGCAACATCGGCGAAAAGACGGCGAGCGACCTCGCGGAGCGCTACCGTTCGCTGCGTAAACTTGAAAAGACCGCGCGCGACAGCGAGCCGGAGCTGGAACTTGCCGAGGGCGTCGGCCCCGTGATCGCCCAGTCGCTCCACGCCTGGTTCACCGAGCCTCATAACGAACGGCTGCTTGCGCGCCTTGAAAGCGCCGGCGTCCGCTTTGAGTCCAACGAGCCGGTGCGCGACAGGGCGGCCCTGCCGTGGAACGGGCTGAAATTCGTCCTCACCGGCGAGCTATCGCAGATGACGCGCGCCGAGGCGGGCGAGAGGATCAAGGCGCTGGGCGGCGCAACCGCCGAGAGCGTCAGCAAAAAGACGAGCTATGTGGTGGTCGGCGAATCGCCGGGAAGCAAATACCTTAAGGCGCAGAGCCTCGGCGTCCCCATACTCGACGAAGCGGCCTTTTTGGAAAAACTCAAAGAGGCGGAATAG
- the gatC gene encoding Asp-tRNA(Asn)/Glu-tRNA(Gln) amidotransferase subunit GatC, which yields MIKKMEMDKERLSEVLTLSRIGLPEDQYQEVLDRVNDILRLCDKMQELAHEDVAPFEWDVKKAPARRADEPVRWTGRDLFLEEAPVRDGDFFRVPRIIALEDDGEGEE from the coding sequence ATGATAAAAAAAATGGAAATGGATAAGGAACGGCTGAGCGAGGTGCTGACGCTCTCGCGTATCGGCCTTCCCGAAGATCAGTATCAGGAGGTCCTCGACCGCGTCAACGACATCCTCCGCCTCTGCGACAAGATGCAGGAGCTGGCGCACGAGGACGTGGCTCCCTTTGAATGGGACGTCAAAAAGGCTCCCGCGCGCCGCGCGGACGAGCCGGTGCGCTGGACGGGACGCGACCTCTTCCTTGAAGAGGCGCCGGTGCGCGACGGCGACTTCTTCCGCGTGCCGCGCATCATCGCGCTTGAAGACGACGGGGAAGGGGAGGAATAA